One window of Panthera tigris isolate Pti1 chromosome C2, P.tigris_Pti1_mat1.1, whole genome shotgun sequence genomic DNA carries:
- the CBR3 gene encoding carbonyl reductase [NADPH] 3, which yields MSSCSRVALVTGANKGIGFAIARDLCRQFSGDVVLTARDAARGRAAVQQLQAEGLSPRFHLLDIDDLQSIRALRDFLRKEYGGLNVLVNNAGIAFQPDDPTPFDIRAEITLKTNFFATRNVCIELLPIIKPHGRVVNISSLEGSKALENCSPDLQKKFRCETLTEGDLVDLMKKFVEDANNEVHEREGWPNSAYGVSKLGVTVLSRILARRLDEKRKADRILLNACCPGWVKTDLGGPCGPRTVEEGAETPVYLALLPPDATEPHGQLVHDKVVQNW from the exons ATGTCGTCCTGCAGCCGCGTGGCGCTGGTGACCGGGGCCAACAAAGGCATCGGCTTCGCCATCGCGCGCGACCTGTGCCGGCAATTTTCGGGGGACGTGGTGCTCACGGCGCGGGACGCGGCGCGGGGCCGGGCGGCAGTGCAGCAGCTCCAGGCCGAGGGCCTGAGCCCCCGCTTCCACCTGCTGGACATCGACGACCTGCAGAGCATCCGCGCCCTGCGCGACTTCCTGCGCAAGGAGTACGGGGGCCTCAACGTGTTGGTCAACAACGCGGGCATCGCCTTCCAGC CTGATGATCCAACACCCTTTGACATTCGAGCTGAGATAACACTGAAGACAAACTTTTTTGCCACAAGGAATGTCTGCATAGAATTACTGCCAATAATAAAACCTCATG GCAGGGTGGTGAATATCAGCAGTTTAGAGGGCTCCAAAGCTCTTGAAAATTGCAGCCCAGATCTACAGAAGAAGTTCCGATGCGAGACGCTCACAGAAGGGGACCTGGTGGACCTCATGAAAAAGTTTGTGGAGGATGCAAACAACGAAGTGCACGAGAGGGAAGGCTGGCCCAACTCGGCTTATGGGGTGTCCAAGCTGGGGGTCACGGTCTTATCAAGGATCTTGGCCCGGCGTCTGGATGAGAAGAGAAAAGCGGACAGGATTCTGCTGAACGCATGCTGCCCGGGGTGGGTAAAAACGGACCTGGGTGGGCCTTGCGGCCCCAGGACTGTGGAGGAGGGAGCTGAGACCCCTGTCTACTTGGCCCTCCTGCCTCCAGATGCTACCGAGCCTCATGGCCAACTGGTCCATGACAAAGTCGTCCAAAACTGGTGA